A genomic segment from Klebsiella africana encodes:
- the creD gene encoding cell envelope integrity protein CreD produces the protein MLKSPLFWKITTLLGCVLLLSLPLMMVRELINERADYRSEVVEAIEQSTSGSQKLAGPLIAIPVTETLSRMENQKEVNYQRSWVYYWLPESLAVNGKQTVESRRVGIYSGQVWHNALQIKASFDPLRLAALRKTNIVLGQPRLVVSVGDARGIGAIHAPQVNGTVLSVEPGLGISGDGAGIHMPMPALALDNKPLEIAFSLDLNGTGEFSLVPLGRNSELQLSSNWPHPGFLGSFLPTKREVNAAGYRAHWQSSWFANDMGSYFKDDMEIPWLRLPAFSADVMSLADQYQLTDRATKYAILLIGLTFMAFFVFESLTRRPLHPMQYLLVGLSLVLFYLVLLALSEHVGFTAAWLAASLSGAVMNGIYLQAVLRGWRNSLLFVAALLLLDGVMWFLLHSEDSALLLGTGVLALALSALMFLTRRVDWYALSLPKGSVPPPPAADDEKLRLWKE, from the coding sequence ATGCTAAAATCACCGTTATTCTGGAAAATCACTACCTTATTAGGTTGCGTACTGTTGTTGTCCTTGCCGCTAATGATGGTCAGGGAGCTTATTAATGAGCGGGCGGATTATCGCAGCGAAGTAGTGGAGGCCATCGAGCAAAGCACCAGCGGCTCGCAAAAACTTGCTGGGCCGCTGATCGCCATTCCGGTGACCGAGACGCTGTCCCGCATGGAGAACCAAAAAGAGGTCAACTATCAGCGGAGCTGGGTGTACTACTGGCTGCCGGAGTCGCTGGCGGTCAACGGCAAACAGACCGTGGAGTCGAGGAGGGTGGGCATCTACAGCGGCCAGGTCTGGCACAACGCCTTGCAGATTAAGGCCTCGTTTGATCCGCTGCGTCTGGCGGCGCTGAGAAAAACGAATATCGTCTTAGGCCAGCCGCGGCTGGTGGTGAGCGTTGGGGATGCTCGTGGGATAGGCGCAATCCATGCTCCGCAAGTCAACGGCACCGTATTAAGCGTGGAGCCGGGGCTGGGGATAAGCGGCGATGGTGCGGGTATCCATATGCCGATGCCTGCGCTGGCGCTGGACAACAAGCCGCTTGAGATAGCCTTTTCACTCGATCTGAACGGGACGGGGGAATTTTCGCTGGTGCCGCTTGGGCGCAATAGCGAGCTGCAACTGAGCAGTAACTGGCCGCATCCCGGCTTTCTCGGCAGCTTCCTGCCAACGAAAAGGGAAGTGAATGCTGCCGGCTATCGCGCCCACTGGCAAAGCAGCTGGTTTGCCAACGACATGGGCAGCTATTTCAAGGATGATATGGAGATCCCGTGGTTGCGGCTACCGGCGTTCAGTGCCGATGTGATGTCGCTTGCCGACCAGTATCAGCTAACCGATCGGGCGACAAAATATGCCATTCTGTTGATCGGACTGACGTTTATGGCTTTTTTCGTGTTCGAGAGCCTGACCCGTCGCCCCCTGCATCCGATGCAATATTTGCTGGTAGGATTATCATTGGTACTGTTTTACCTGGTGCTACTGGCGCTCTCAGAGCACGTCGGTTTTACCGCTGCCTGGCTGGCGGCCAGCCTGTCTGGCGCGGTGATGAACGGGATCTACCTCCAGGCGGTGCTCAGGGGATGGCGCAACAGTCTGTTGTTTGTCGCCGCGTTACTGTTGCTGGATGGGGTCATGTGGTTTCTGCTGCATTCTGAGGACAGCGCGCTGCTGCTGGGGACAGGGGTGCTGGCGCTGGCGCTGAGTGCCCTGATGTTTTTGACCCGCCGGGTGGACTGGTATGCGTTATCGTTGCCGAAAGGCAGCGTGCCCCCGCCGCCGGCTGCTGATGACGAGAAACTGCGTCTCTGGAAAGAATAA